DNA sequence from the Thermococcus gammatolerans EJ3 genome:
TAAGGTCAGACACATCGGGAAACCCCAGTTCTCGATCGACGGTGCAAGCATAGTGGCCAAGCTAATAGCGGACGGCAGAAGGCTGGAGGAGATTGAGTACGAGGAGAACCCGACGATTAAGCTGGACGAGTTCAGCGAGATAACGCTCCACTACGCGGTTCCGAAGCTGGACGGGAAGCTTTTGCTCACGCCGGGCCTCATTGAGTTGCAGAAGAGGGAACTCGGCTACACCGAGGCGGACGAAGAAATAAGCGACGAGGAGCTAATCGAGTTCTTTGAGGGGAAGAGGGAGCTTGCTTAATTGACCACAATCTTTATCAGTGCTAACAACAATAACACAATGAGGGATAAATGTGACTAGAAGCACCAAGCTCTTAATTGGGATCATTATTGTTGTTATCATAACTGCCGTAGGAGCGTTCCTTATATTTCTGTCCCCAGAAACCGTCAAAGAATCTGTTCCTCACGAAAGAACGATACTCATAGCATCAGGAACTTATTACATAAGTGCTGGCAATGCAGAAAAATTCAGTTTTAGTGTTCCATATGGGGCTAGTAATATTCGGGTTAAGTTAAACTTCAGAGTCAAGGGGGGTTCAGGAAATGACATTAAGGTTAAAATCATCGATTCCACGG
Encoded proteins:
- a CDS encoding emp24/gp25L/p24 family protein, which codes for MTRSTKLLIGIIIVVIITAVGAFLIFLSPETVKESVPHERTILIASGTYYISAGNAEKFSFSVPYGASNIRVKLNFRVKGGSGNDIKVKIIDSTGHVIYNSGQISATSTTIRLPEGGTYELILDNTFSFVSSKEVTLSARVCYIS